A genome region from Campylobacter concisus includes the following:
- a CDS encoding NAD(P)/FAD-dependent oxidoreductase: MKGLQRRDALKLMGAAGLATSMSGCSVTGGENDDINSKIVIMGAGLSGIALAAKLRRDMPNAKVILVDKDEKFYYQPGFTLIAVGIYEASDVVYEKADYIPQGAEWIRKNVSEIKPEANLLVLDDGSELGYDYLIVASGVEYDFEAVKGLSLEDINDTSGNISSVYTLQGAVKSNELMKKFSQNGGAAVFCDQKTPMKCSGANKKVTCMSEDRLRLAGNRDKGSVNLYVGGGKLFGDPTYAAAMTQIMIKRKIKFNLRHQIVAVDKSSNTATFEFWTAYRQNGEDKIASELIDVKYDWLHLPPKQKGSEILARAGLTKEADKLNFLAVDKYSLQSTKFKNIFGIGDICGFASGKTGASVRKMYPILAKNLADTIKGREPSEKFTGYTACPFITKYGKAIMVEFDWEGTAPTLECFGATRESYMSWLVKIYGFKPMVMNGMLKALA; this comes from the coding sequence ATGAAAGGACTGCAAAGAAGAGACGCTTTAAAGCTAATGGGGGCCGCGGGACTAGCCACGAGTATGAGCGGTTGCTCGGTAACGGGTGGCGAAAACGACGATATAAATTCTAAAATCGTCATAATGGGCGCAGGACTTAGCGGTATCGCGTTGGCGGCTAAACTTAGAAGAGATATGCCTAACGCCAAGGTAATTCTCGTGGATAAAGACGAGAAATTTTACTACCAGCCGGGCTTTACGCTAATCGCCGTCGGAATTTACGAAGCTAGCGACGTCGTTTACGAAAAAGCGGATTATATCCCGCAAGGAGCCGAGTGGATACGCAAAAACGTATCGGAAATAAAGCCCGAAGCAAATCTACTCGTCCTAGACGACGGGAGCGAGTTGGGATATGATTATCTAATCGTAGCAAGCGGCGTGGAATACGACTTTGAAGCCGTTAAGGGGCTAAGCTTAGAGGATATTAACGATACGAGCGGCAATATATCCTCCGTCTACACTCTACAAGGCGCCGTAAAGAGCAACGAGCTGATGAAAAAATTCTCTCAAAACGGCGGCGCGGCGGTATTTTGCGATCAAAAAACCCCGATGAAATGCAGCGGCGCTAATAAAAAAGTAACATGCATGAGCGAAGATAGGCTGAGGTTGGCCGGCAACCGCGATAAAGGCAGCGTTAATCTTTACGTCGGCGGCGGCAAGCTTTTCGGCGATCCGACTTATGCCGCGGCGATGACTCAAATAATGATAAAAAGAAAGATAAAATTTAATCTTCGCCACCAAATCGTAGCCGTCGATAAAAGCTCAAATACCGCTACTTTCGAGTTTTGGACGGCGTATAGGCAAAACGGCGAAGATAAAATCGCGTCCGAGCTAATCGACGTAAAATACGACTGGCTTCACTTGCCGCCTAAGCAAAAAGGAAGCGAAATTTTAGCTCGCGCCGGCCTAACCAAAGAGGCCGATAAGCTAAATTTTCTAGCCGTCGATAAATACAGCCTGCAAAGTACAAAATTTAAAAATATATTCGGTATCGGCGATATTTGCGGATTTGCGTCCGGCAAAACGGGGGCTAGCGTTAGGAAAATGTATCCGATCTTAGCTAAAAATTTAGCCGATACGATAAAAGGACGAGAACCTAGCGAGAAATTTACCGGATATACGGCTTGCCCTTTTATCACCAAATACGGCAAGGCTATAATGGTAGAGTTCGACTGGGAGGGAACGGCTCCGACGTTGGAGTGCTTCGGCGCTACTAGAGAGAGCTACATGAGTTGGCTGGTTAAAATTTACGGATTTAAACCTATGGTTATGAACGGAATGCTAAAAGCTTTAGCTTAA
- a CDS encoding DsrE/DsrF/TusD sulfur relay family protein — protein sequence MKKFLFILTNQPYNGTDNAYNALRLAKTLKEKGEEVRIFLMNDAVDLARNSTKKPENYDVDLVAMLKELYASGAMLKVCGSCQTRCGLHAGEPYFEAEVKGSMDILSEWVRQCDQVMTF from the coding sequence ATGAAAAAATTTCTATTTATACTTACAAATCAACCATACAACGGTACCGACAATGCTTACAACGCATTAAGGCTAGCTAAAACGCTAAAAGAAAAAGGCGAAGAGGTTAGAATTTTTCTAATGAACGACGCGGTCGATCTTGCGCGAAATAGCACCAAAAAGCCGGAAAACTACGACGTAGATCTAGTAGCGATGTTAAAAGAGCTTTACGCTAGTGGCGCTATGTTAAAGGTTTGCGGTAGCTGCCAAACGAGGTGCGGTTTGCATGCGGGAGAGCCTTATTTCGAGGCTGAGGTGAAAGGTAGCATGGATATCTTGTCCGAGTGGGTTAGGCAGTGCGATCAAGTGATGACGTTCTAG
- a CDS encoding SLAC1 anion channel family protein, producing the protein MHDVKQNDSQSKIKSLPIMLFAGTMGLGGLCAAYKKLSEIFDLPGEIFSALRALDCTVFCLLSAFYFFKLLKFKEEVKAEFSHPIRINFFGGFIISLFLLALAYKDAPRLYYSLFYAALGLQTIFTLYVISFWIDEKFDIATLNPAWFIPVVGNLLIPIIAEKSQAIWYYFSLGLFFWIILFTVIFYRLVFCDKLADKFIPTLVITLAPPAMAFLGYVKLTEQFDAFAAILLNINVFFAALILFSYKRFIKLKFALSWWAFTFPTAASSIAFLKAYEITQSDFYLVLGVGAFAALVASILIVGFLTVKSIISGEIFSEK; encoded by the coding sequence ATGCACGACGTTAAGCAAAACGACTCGCAAAGCAAAATAAAATCGCTTCCGATTATGCTTTTTGCCGGTACTATGGGGCTTGGAGGGCTTTGCGCGGCTTATAAGAAATTAAGCGAGATATTTGATTTACCGGGCGAGATATTCTCGGCGCTTAGAGCGTTAGACTGCACGGTATTTTGCCTGCTTTCGGCGTTTTACTTCTTTAAGCTTTTAAAATTTAAAGAAGAGGTAAAGGCCGAATTTTCGCACCCTATAAGGATAAATTTTTTCGGCGGATTTATCATCTCGCTTTTTCTTTTAGCTCTAGCCTACAAAGACGCGCCGAGACTATACTACTCGCTTTTTTACGCGGCTTTAGGCTTACAAACGATTTTTACGCTTTACGTAATTTCTTTTTGGATCGACGAAAAATTCGATATCGCGACGCTAAATCCGGCATGGTTTATCCCCGTAGTGGGCAACTTGCTAATCCCGATCATAGCCGAAAAATCTCAAGCGATCTGGTATTATTTTAGTTTGGGGCTATTTTTCTGGATTATTTTATTCACCGTTATATTTTACAGGCTAGTCTTTTGCGATAAGTTAGCCGACAAATTCATCCCGACGCTAGTCATTACGCTAGCGCCGCCGGCTATGGCGTTTTTGGGATACGTAAAATTAACCGAGCAATTCGACGCTTTTGCGGCAATACTGCTTAATATAAACGTATTTTTCGCGGCGCTTATACTTTTTTCGTATAAAAGATTTATTAAACTCAAATTCGCCCTATCGTGGTGGGCTTTTACCTTCCCGACGGCCGCTAGCTCCATAGCGTTTTTAAAAGCTTACGAAATTACGCAAAGCGATTTTTACTTAGTTTTAGGAGTCGGCGCTTTTGCGGCTTTAGTCGCTTCGATTTTGATAGTCGGATTTTTAACGGTTAAATCTATAATAAGCGGCGAAATTTTTTCGGAAAAATAG
- a CDS encoding CiaD-like domain-containing protein has product MKLDDIARMAISEVSAELEKIEALQSKKQEELERENLKKELLSIETNENALNNELKVETNLQNEQAFEVKEEPASLTKSREVSEEKIFLANLAERIEVLFEGLKQTSEQNLASRLELTTKFLEFTLANIENRLQNLSK; this is encoded by the coding sequence ATGAAGCTTGATGATATCGCTAGAATGGCAATCAGTGAGGTTAGCGCTGAGCTTGAGAAAATAGAAGCATTGCAAAGTAAAAAGCAAGAAGAGCTCGAGCGAGAGAATTTAAAAAAAGAGCTTTTATCCATAGAGACTAATGAAAATGCACTAAATAACGAGCTAAAAGTTGAGACAAATTTACAAAATGAGCAAGCGTTTGAGGTAAAAGAGGAGCCAGCAAGTCTAACAAAAAGTAGAGAGGTGAGCGAAGAGAAAATTTTCTTAGCAAACCTTGCTGAGCGCATAGAAGTGCTTTTTGAAGGGCTTAAACAAACTAGTGAACAAAATCTTGCTTCAAGGCTTGAGCTAACGACAAAATTTTTAGAATTTACCCTTGCAAATATCGAAAATAGACTCCAAAATCTCTCAAAATAA
- a CDS encoding tRNA (cytidine(34)-2'-O)-methyltransferase produces the protein MFNIVLVHPQIPQNTGAIGRMCVNANLKLHIVKPTVFDLSEKAVRRAGLDYWKILNPKIWDSLEEFLEANLSHKDRFFFATTKTNRLYYEARFKPGDFIFFGGESTGLPREFMDINFKNAITIPMGKEGRSLNLAMSAGIIAYEAIRQNITEFDFRSEI, from the coding sequence ATGTTTAACATAGTCCTAGTCCATCCTCAGATACCGCAAAATACTGGAGCTATCGGTAGAATGTGCGTTAATGCAAATTTAAAGCTACATATCGTTAAGCCAACGGTCTTTGATCTGAGCGAAAAGGCTGTTAGACGAGCAGGGCTTGACTACTGGAAAATTTTAAATCCAAAAATTTGGGATAGTTTGGAAGAATTTTTAGAAGCAAACTTAAGCCACAAGGATAGATTTTTCTTCGCTACCACAAAGACAAATAGGCTTTACTACGAGGCTAGGTTTAAGCCAGGAGATTTTATATTTTTTGGTGGCGAGAGTACTGGGTTGCCAAGAGAATTTATGGATATAAATTTTAAAAATGCCATAACCATACCAATGGGAAAAGAGGGCAGAAGCTTAAATTTAGCTATGAGTGCTGGCATTATCGCGTATGAGGCGATCAGGCAAAATATCACTGAATTTGACTTTAGGAGTGAGATTTGA
- a CDS encoding DUF2892 domain-containing protein produces MSVLDKTIRLIIAAIWFFIFGFICDCWLWTVGLIPLLTGYYGYCPLYKIFKKR; encoded by the coding sequence ATGAGCGTTTTAGATAAAACTATACGTTTAATTATAGCGGCGATTTGGTTTTTTATTTTCGGATTTATTTGCGACTGCTGGTTGTGGACGGTCGGGTTAATTCCGCTTTTAACGGGATATTACGGTTACTGCCCGCTTTATAAAATTTTTAAAAAAAGGTAA
- a CDS encoding endonuclease/exonuclease/phosphatase family protein, translating to MRVVFALVFTILVAFASEISIATYNVQNLFDCKDDGSEYLDFKVGVSKWDCDAADSKLQRTRQVINALNTDIIALQEIENEQVLKALASDSEYKFVSFTKEKNSPVGLGLISKLQPSGSEIFKVPNVKTRNILKVVFEKEGKKFSIFVNHFPTYKNGINMQKKAEKTLRTALGKEKNAIILGDFNSPFGQKSILNDIIATRNFYDLYKELEPKDRYSHAVHGKKRAIDHVLLSPSFMENGDLSYVSGSFEVFKPSFAVDEKGFAKSDLYSDHFALKFKISTDPSPVKKGFVSKIFKKDENKANKKTSEQNYKTADVDTLFDHPGAVPVVIEKAVVILKDKHGFFISKNHRGIYVYDPKNSVTVGEELDILVRRMKIYKDALEVSSYEIINEHGTKDISENLLDASQLSEARSGDVFAKISGRLERGYLHTPYGKIRVYSKKKLRDGEYSFENARVKIYKRENQIVVE from the coding sequence TTGAGAGTAGTTTTTGCTTTGGTTTTTACCATTTTAGTGGCATTTGCGAGTGAAATTAGCATCGCAACTTATAATGTGCAAAATTTATTTGATTGCAAAGATGATGGTAGCGAGTATCTTGATTTTAAAGTAGGCGTATCCAAATGGGACTGCGATGCAGCTGATTCAAAACTACAAAGAACAAGACAAGTCATAAATGCATTAAATACTGACATTATCGCACTTCAAGAGATCGAAAATGAGCAGGTTTTAAAAGCTCTGGCAAGTGATAGCGAGTATAAATTTGTTAGTTTTACAAAGGAGAAAAACTCGCCTGTTGGGCTTGGGCTTATTTCAAAGTTGCAACCAAGTGGCAGTGAAATTTTTAAAGTTCCAAACGTAAAGACAAGAAATATTTTAAAGGTTGTTTTTGAGAAGGAAGGCAAGAAATTTAGCATATTTGTAAACCACTTTCCAACTTATAAAAATGGCATAAATATGCAAAAAAAGGCTGAAAAAACGTTAAGAACGGCTCTAGGTAAAGAGAAAAATGCAATTATTTTGGGTGATTTTAACTCGCCCTTTGGACAAAAATCCATCCTAAATGACATCATTGCAACGAGAAATTTTTATGATCTTTATAAAGAGCTTGAGCCAAAAGATAGATATTCTCACGCAGTGCATGGCAAAAAAAGAGCGATCGATCATGTTTTGCTTTCACCTAGCTTTATGGAAAATGGCGATCTAAGCTATGTTAGTGGTAGTTTTGAAGTCTTTAAACCAAGCTTTGCAGTCGATGAAAAAGGCTTTGCAAAGAGTGACCTTTATTCGGATCACTTTGCATTAAAGTTTAAAATTTCAACTGATCCAAGTCCAGTGAAAAAAGGCTTTGTGAGTAAAATTTTTAAAAAAGATGAAAATAAAGCCAATAAAAAAACAAGCGAGCAAAACTATAAGACGGCTGATGTAGATACACTTTTTGATCATCCAGGGGCAGTACCAGTCGTGATTGAAAAAGCGGTTGTTATCTTAAAAGATAAACATGGCTTTTTTATCTCGAAAAATCACCGTGGAATTTATGTCTATGATCCTAAAAATAGCGTTACTGTAGGCGAAGAGCTAGATATTTTAGTAAGGCGAATGAAAATTTATAAAGATGCGCTTGAAGTCAGCTCTTATGAGATCATAAATGAGCATGGCACAAAAGATATTAGCGAAAATTTACTAGATGCATCGCAATTAAGTGAAGCTAGAAGTGGCGATGTCTTTGCTAAAATTTCTGGCAGACTAGAGAGAGGCTATCTGCATACACCATACGGTAAGATCAGGGTTTATAGTAAGAAAAAGCTAAGAGATGGCGAGTATAGTTTTGAAAACGCGAGAGTTAAAATTTATAAGAGAGAAAACCAAATCGTTGTGGAGTAG
- a CDS encoding Crp/Fnr family transcriptional regulator has translation MLSEELKEILRERFTNNFDLASEDLNAIFANAYLKTVKKGDIFYSGNDCFGFILILKGVLRAFVSSSAKEITIFRLTKDESCVLCDTCSINSLENKVSVEIEQDSEIIVIPARIYKPLKEKYPSILNFTLKIVADRFARTINVMEQALFLPLSARIMNFLSQSIENLNENFIKITHEELANHLGSAREAVSRVLKELERSGQITQSRGEIRLVS, from the coding sequence ATGCTAAGCGAAGAGTTAAAAGAAATTTTGCGCGAGAGATTTACGAATAATTTCGATCTAGCAAGCGAGGATCTAAATGCGATCTTTGCTAACGCGTATCTAAAAACCGTAAAAAAGGGCGATATATTTTACTCCGGAAACGATTGCTTTGGATTTATCCTTATACTAAAAGGCGTTTTAAGGGCGTTTGTGTCGTCTAGTGCAAAGGAAATAACGATATTTAGGCTAACTAAAGATGAGAGTTGCGTGCTGTGCGATACGTGTTCTATAAATTCGCTAGAAAATAAAGTAAGCGTCGAAATCGAACAAGATAGCGAGATTATCGTTATTCCGGCGCGAATTTACAAACCTCTTAAAGAAAAATATCCAAGTATTTTAAATTTTACTCTAAAAATCGTAGCCGATCGGTTTGCCAGAACGATAAACGTTATGGAGCAAGCTTTGTTTTTGCCGCTTTCGGCGCGGATTATGAATTTTTTATCTCAAAGCATCGAAAATCTAAACGAAAATTTTATAAAAATAACTCACGAAGAGCTGGCGAATCATCTAGGAAGCGCTAGAGAAGCGGTATCTAGGGTGCTTAAAGAGCTTGAGAGAAGCGGGCAAATAACGCAAAGCCGCGGTGAAATAAGGCTAGTTTCTTAA
- a CDS encoding DUF2892 domain-containing protein codes for MVSVKSRIIRVVLGLIFTVAVWYFYESYWALIGLIPIIVGVTGFCPACKFLGRCSLNLKK; via the coding sequence ATGGTAAGCGTAAAAAGTAGAATTATTAGGGTCGTACTGGGGCTAATTTTTACGGTAGCGGTTTGGTATTTTTACGAGAGCTACTGGGCGTTAATCGGGTTAATCCCGATTATCGTCGGCGTTACGGGTTTTTGCCCTGCGTGTAAATTCCTAGGCAGGTGCTCTTTAAATTTAAAAAAATAA
- a CDS encoding 3-isopropylmalate dehydratase small subunit — MNKVWKFGDNIDTDIIIAARYLNTSDENILAKHIMEDADPNFSSKIDKGDIIVAGENFGCGSSREHAPIALKAAGIGAVIAKSYARIFYRNSFNTGLLILEIKETDEINEGDELKIDVDNGAIVNLTSGKEYKFSPIPPFMQELLNAGGLIEYAKVKLD; from the coding sequence ATGAATAAAGTTTGGAAATTCGGCGACAATATCGATACCGATATAATTATCGCCGCCAGATACTTAAACACCTCCGACGAAAACATTTTGGCAAAACATATTATGGAAGATGCCGATCCTAATTTTAGCTCCAAGATAGATAAGGGCGATATTATCGTAGCGGGCGAGAATTTCGGCTGCGGTAGCTCTCGCGAGCACGCTCCTATCGCGCTTAAAGCCGCCGGTATAGGCGCGGTGATAGCTAAAAGTTATGCGAGAATTTTTTATAGAAATAGCTTTAATACGGGACTTTTGATACTTGAAATCAAAGAAACGGACGAAATAAACGAGGGCGACGAACTAAAAATAGACGTAGATAACGGCGCGATCGTAAATTTAACCAGCGGCAAAGAGTATAAATTTAGCCCCATACCGCCGTTTATGCAAGAGCTTTTAAACGCCGGCGGACTTATAGAATACGCAAAAGTAAAGTTGGATTAA
- a CDS encoding LysE family translocator produces the protein MDFLLFFATLAPISLMPGINMTYAMSIGMSFGYKHSLIMMTGQLLSLAFVAFCCMLGVGAVLHHFEHAFKALNIIAGLYMLYLGAMLLFGKGELSVTNVSNLPSKKQMFINGLIVCVTNPKAWIFFSALLPTFLDKDDPFSLTRMCAIAATLVFIEFCSLNIYALGGAMLKKFLQTHLRLLEICTAIIVCMIGVLLLFR, from the coding sequence ATGGACTTCTTGCTCTTTTTCGCCACGCTTGCTCCTATCTCGCTAATGCCAGGCATCAACATGACCTATGCGATGAGTATAGGTATGAGCTTTGGTTATAAACACTCGCTTATTATGATGACCGGACAGCTTCTTTCGCTTGCTTTCGTGGCATTTTGCTGTATGCTTGGCGTGGGTGCGGTGCTTCATCATTTTGAGCACGCATTTAAGGCGCTAAACATCATCGCAGGGCTTTATATGCTCTATCTTGGCGCGATGCTTCTTTTTGGCAAGGGCGAGCTTAGCGTAACAAACGTCTCAAATTTGCCAAGCAAAAAGCAGATGTTTATAAACGGACTCATCGTTTGCGTCACAAATCCAAAGGCATGGATATTTTTCTCGGCTTTACTGCCTACATTTTTAGACAAAGACGATCCATTTAGCCTAACTCGTATGTGCGCGATCGCGGCAACGCTCGTTTTCATCGAGTTTTGCTCGCTAAATATCTACGCGCTTGGCGGAGCTATGCTAAAGAAATTTTTACAAACGCACCTAAGGCTACTTGAAATTTGCACCGCCATTATCGTTTGCATGATCGGCGTACTTTTACTTTTTAGATAA
- the leuB gene encoding 3-isopropylmalate dehydrogenase — MREYKICVIKGDGIGPEIIDEAIKILDVVSAEFGIKFEYDYKLMGGAAYDVFGMPLPDETLNSALNSDAVLFGAIGGEKWDSLPRHLRPESGLLKIRKELEAYANLRPAIVFDELVDASTLKPEVLRGVDFVVVRELTGGLYFGQPREKGEDRAFNTMVYTKMEIERIAKIAFETAMLRKKKVCMVDKANVLETSQLWREVTSEVAKGYPEVELSFMYVDNAAMQLVRAPANFDVILTENLFGDILSDEASMVCGSIGLLPSASMGGKVGIYEPIHGSAPDIAGQGIANPIATILSAAMMLRYAFSESDAADAIENAVKEALAKGYRTKDIAAFNAVEICSTSEIGDVIAGFIKK; from the coding sequence ATGAGAGAATATAAAATTTGTGTTATAAAAGGCGATGGCATCGGCCCTGAGATCATAGATGAAGCTATAAAAATTTTAGATGTCGTTAGCGCTGAGTTTGGGATAAAATTTGAGTACGACTACAAGCTTATGGGTGGTGCAGCTTATGATGTATTTGGCATGCCTTTGCCAGATGAAACGCTTAACTCTGCTCTAAACTCTGATGCTGTGCTTTTTGGAGCGATAGGCGGCGAGAAGTGGGATAGCTTGCCAAGACATCTAAGGCCAGAGAGCGGGCTTTTAAAGATTAGAAAAGAGCTAGAAGCTTATGCAAATTTACGCCCAGCCATTGTTTTTGATGAGCTAGTGGATGCTAGCACGCTGAAGCCAGAGGTTTTAAGAGGCGTTGATTTTGTCGTGGTTCGTGAGCTAACAGGCGGACTTTATTTTGGACAGCCACGTGAAAAAGGCGAAGATAGAGCGTTTAATACGATGGTTTATACTAAAATGGAGATCGAACGCATCGCAAAGATCGCTTTTGAAACAGCAATGCTTCGCAAGAAAAAGGTCTGCATGGTCGATAAAGCAAATGTGCTTGAGACAAGTCAGCTTTGGCGTGAGGTGACTAGCGAGGTGGCAAAGGGCTATCCTGAAGTAGAGCTTAGCTTTATGTATGTGGATAACGCGGCGATGCAGCTAGTAAGAGCGCCAGCAAATTTTGACGTCATACTTACTGAAAATTTATTCGGCGACATTTTAAGTGATGAAGCGAGTATGGTCTGTGGCTCGATAGGGCTTTTGCCAAGCGCTAGTATGGGCGGTAAAGTGGGAATTTATGAGCCAATACACGGCTCAGCTCCAGACATCGCAGGGCAGGGCATAGCAAATCCAATCGCAACAATTTTAAGTGCAGCGATGATGCTAAGATACGCATTTAGCGAGAGTGACGCCGCAGATGCGATAGAAAATGCTGTGAAAGAGGCACTTGCAAAAGGTTATAGAACAAAAGATATCGCTGCTTTTAATGCGGTTGAAATTTGCTCAACTAGCGAGATAGGCGATGTTATCGCAGGATTTATCAAAAAATGA
- a CDS encoding DUF4299 family protein — MSVTFKVRNKKKLLGGYEKALSEREISEFIEGFCFFNSQNDEPSELSLNENVMIAGVWQKSARGFELSYEDGKYIVRVCTPSGVGDWQTAILLLSKISAKTGSKIECDNEEIYDSEQILKFDYEADIMWGLEALKDAKEKNQTLYISGLERDVAFDAVMIDEIFASASPAAKFDEMMRRVQYLDAYSARENLYEDKDGNEIFGAYTLSENLSTILPYAPSPSWQAQEILGERKVSRWMLTLVVGVDDRDAHVLGEFEYGAFMANLPKEKYRFIDAANILVEPLSEEEMREIFKKVNEA; from the coding sequence ATGAGCGTAACATTTAAGGTAAGAAATAAAAAGAAGCTTTTGGGCGGATATGAAAAGGCGCTAAGCGAGCGCGAAATTTCAGAGTTTATAGAGGGATTTTGCTTTTTTAATAGCCAAAACGACGAGCCGAGCGAGCTTTCGCTAAACGAAAACGTGATGATTGCTGGCGTATGGCAAAAGAGCGCTCGCGGCTTTGAGCTAAGCTATGAAGACGGCAAATATATCGTCCGAGTCTGTACTCCAAGCGGCGTCGGCGACTGGCAGACGGCGATTTTGCTTTTATCTAAAATTTCAGCCAAAACCGGCTCGAAAATAGAGTGCGACAACGAGGAAATTTACGATAGCGAGCAAATTTTAAAATTTGATTATGAAGCCGACATAATGTGGGGACTTGAAGCTCTAAAGGACGCAAAAGAGAAAAATCAAACGCTTTATATCTCTGGCCTAGAGCGCGACGTGGCGTTTGACGCGGTTATGATAGATGAAATTTTTGCAAGCGCTAGCCCTGCGGCTAAATTCGATGAGATGATGAGGCGGGTGCAGTATCTTGACGCTTATAGTGCAAGAGAGAATTTATACGAAGATAAAGACGGCAACGAAATTTTTGGCGCGTATACGCTTAGCGAAAATTTATCGACTATCTTGCCTTATGCTCCCTCTCCTTCGTGGCAGGCGCAAGAAATTTTAGGAGAGAGAAAGGTCTCGCGCTGGATGCTTACGCTAGTAGTCGGCGTAGACGATAGGGACGCGCACGTGCTCGGTGAATTCGAATATGGCGCTTTTATGGCAAATCTGCCAAAAGAAAAATATCGCTTCATAGACGCCGCAAATATACTGGTTGAGCCGCTTAGTGAAGAGGAGATGAGAGAAATTTTTAAAAAGGTAAATGAAGCTTAG
- a CDS encoding CCA tRNA nucleotidyltransferase, producing MQISKIDSKISQNKPLDGSKNEIKIKNEIYKNSELDFFRSLFAPFTSRVYLVGGCVRDAFLGREIYDYDIEVYDIEPLKFNELMASIGASGVGKSYFIYKYKNYDIGLPRSESKTGNSHKDFAVSYINDPKMASLRRDFTINAMMMNIFNGEILDFHGGVQDLANKILRHIDSEKFKEDPLRVLRGVQFSARLDFSIADETLALMKSLSLEHLSRDRINTELIKFFRAKYLEKGAYYLFELGLFKEIFGVQIYKDDEFLSDLKSAREFVDDERLFLYLLFGKFELDAKEILEKMRLPKSYFSILKQPYFNDMPSDKELMQIALNMPIKSWFGAYNKERIERAKKLGIYEMKFDAKVDVTEILSAGFKNEEIAKEIKRRQELEISKYLSERKPRKD from the coding sequence TTGCAAATATCGAAAATAGACTCCAAAATCTCTCAAAATAAGCCATTAGACGGCTCAAAAAATGAGATAAAAATCAAAAATGAAATTTATAAAAATAGCGAGCTAGACTTTTTTAGATCGCTATTTGCTCCATTTACTTCACGTGTCTATCTAGTTGGTGGCTGCGTGAGAGATGCGTTCTTGGGGCGAGAAATTTATGATTATGACATCGAAGTTTATGACATTGAGCCTTTAAAATTTAATGAGCTAATGGCTAGCATAGGCGCTAGCGGAGTTGGTAAAAGCTACTTCATCTATAAATATAAAAACTACGACATTGGGCTGCCAAGAAGCGAGAGTAAGACTGGAAATTCGCACAAAGACTTTGCGGTAAGCTATATTAATGATCCCAAAATGGCGAGCCTTAGGCGAGATTTTACGATAAATGCCATGATGATGAATATCTTTAATGGAGAAATTTTAGACTTTCATGGTGGGGTGCAAGATTTAGCAAACAAGATATTAAGGCACATTGATAGTGAAAAATTTAAAGAAGATCCACTAAGGGTGCTTAGAGGAGTGCAGTTTAGCGCGAGGCTTGATTTTAGCATAGCTGATGAGACGCTAGCTCTTATGAAAAGCCTTAGTTTGGAGCATCTAAGCAGAGATAGGATAAATACTGAGCTTATTAAATTCTTTCGCGCAAAGTATCTAGAAAAAGGAGCTTACTATCTTTTTGAACTTGGACTTTTTAAAGAAATTTTTGGTGTGCAAATTTATAAAGATGATGAGTTTTTAAGTGATCTTAAGAGTGCTAGAGAATTTGTGGATGATGAGAGGCTATTTTTGTATCTTTTGTTTGGCAAATTTGAGCTTGACGCAAAGGAAATTTTAGAGAAAATGCGTCTGCCAAAGAGCTACTTTTCTATCTTAAAGCAGCCTTATTTTAATGACATGCCAAGCGATAAAGAGCTAATGCAAATTGCTCTAAATATGCCTATAAAATCATGGTTTGGAGCTTATAATAAAGAGCGGATAGAGCGTGCCAAGAAGCTTGGAATTTATGAGATGAAATTTGACGCGAAGGTCGATGTGACAGAAATTTTATCAGCTGGTTTTAAAAACGAAGAGATCGCAAAAGAGATAAAACGTAGGCAAGAGCTTGAAATTTCAAAATATTTAAGCGAGCGTAAGCCTAGAAAAGATTAG